The following are from one region of the Paenibacillus sp. JZ16 genome:
- a CDS encoding zeta toxin family protein yields the protein MSREKTVEPTTMFVFAGNNGSGKSTIRNLIIDRIGVSVNIDPDALARRLSPEQPESARVSAGKEAIKLARECLQFQRDFSIETTLSGGYAIRLMKEAKANGFQVTMFYVGLGDPNLNVERVAGRVRNGGHHIPAKDIMHRHHSSMQNLLQYLGLVDHLLVIDNSALSGEIVLEAEFGIIKHREINLPNWVLPIVNQLKALEN from the coding sequence ATGTCTCGGGAAAAGACAGTTGAACCAACAACGATGTTTGTTTTTGCCGGAAACAACGGGAGTGGGAAGAGTACGATTCGTAATCTCATCATCGACCGAATTGGGGTGAGTGTAAATATTGATCCCGATGCACTGGCTAGGCGTCTGAGCCCGGAGCAACCTGAATCAGCCCGCGTTTCAGCAGGAAAAGAGGCAATAAAATTAGCTCGAGAATGCCTACAATTTCAACGGGATTTCTCCATAGAAACGACGCTCTCGGGTGGGTACGCCATCAGGCTTATGAAGGAAGCAAAAGCAAATGGTTTCCAGGTCACCATGTTTTATGTAGGCCTTGGTGATCCAAATCTTAATGTTGAACGAGTAGCCGGCAGAGTTCGTAATGGGGGTCACCACATCCCTGCCAAAGATATCATGCATCGGCATCATTCTTCTATGCAAAATCTTCTCCAATACTTGGGCCTGGTTGATCATCTACTAGTGATAGATAATAGCGCACTAAGTGGAGAAATTGTTCTGGAAGCAGAATTCGGAATAATTAAGCATAGGGAAATTAATTTGCCGAATTGGGTTTTACCTATCGTTAATCAACTGAAAGCGTTGGAAAATTAA
- a CDS encoding amino acid ABC transporter permease — protein sequence MKIDPSFIWTAFVNLLSAIPTTLLITAVSVSVGFMIGLVAAFVRIYKVPVLSQIATVYVTFIRGTPMLTHLLLIYFGLPVLVDALSAQMSWGFKSSSIPMIWFAFISFSITAGAYMSEVIRSGLLAVNRGQLEAGYSIGMTTWQALRRIVFPQALAVSLPNLSNSVIGMLHGSTLAFTVSVVDINAQAQIVASTNWKFFESYLAAAAIFWGLTLLIERLTAIIEKRINLYNRGGVA from the coding sequence GTGAAAATCGACCCATCCTTCATATGGACCGCATTCGTAAACCTGCTGTCCGCGATCCCGACAACGCTGTTAATCACCGCCGTATCGGTATCGGTTGGATTCATGATCGGGTTAGTCGCGGCGTTTGTGCGGATCTATAAGGTGCCGGTGCTCAGCCAGATCGCCACCGTCTACGTGACCTTTATCCGGGGCACTCCCATGCTGACGCATCTGCTGCTGATCTATTTCGGCCTGCCGGTGCTGGTGGATGCGCTGTCCGCCCAGATGAGCTGGGGCTTTAAGTCATCCTCCATCCCGATGATCTGGTTTGCGTTCATATCGTTCTCCATTACGGCAGGGGCGTATATGTCGGAAGTGATCCGCTCCGGACTTCTCGCGGTCAACCGGGGGCAGCTGGAGGCAGGTTATTCGATCGGCATGACGACCTGGCAGGCGCTGCGCAGAATCGTATTCCCCCAAGCCTTGGCGGTCAGCCTGCCGAATCTGTCCAATTCGGTGATTGGTATGCTTCACGGTTCAACCTTGGCTTTTACCGTGTCGGTTGTGGATATTAATGCGCAGGCGCAGATCGTGGCATCGACCAATTGGAAGTTCTTCGAATCGTATCTGGCGGCGGCAGCTATTTTCTGGGGACTTACGCTCCTCATCGAGAGACTGACCGCAATCATTGAGAAACGAATCAATCTGTACAATCGGGGGGGTGTCGCATGA
- a CDS encoding transporter substrate-binding domain-containing protein, whose amino-acid sequence MKKSIVAAVVMALAGVIAGCGADAKSGEAQKDSTVNAAEGKVTKIVVGTGTAFPRICFIDENGKLTGFDVELVREIDQRLPEYEFELQTQEFSNLLLSLETKKIDFVAHQMEKNPERTEKYLFNKEPYAYWRNKIIVAKENDSIQSLDDLKGKKVLTGATSAAAQILENYNKDHNDAINIVYQNGAANDTVSQITTGRVDATVGADFTLPLIDPQGKLKTTGDHLSEADILFVFRKDDPDSQKLSDAVDDAIRELKSDGTLTKLSKEWLGDDFTSSNP is encoded by the coding sequence GTGAAGAAATCAATCGTGGCAGCCGTTGTCATGGCGTTGGCAGGGGTGATCGCCGGGTGCGGAGCAGACGCGAAGAGCGGAGAGGCGCAAAAAGATAGCACGGTGAACGCGGCGGAAGGAAAAGTAACAAAGATTGTGGTTGGCACGGGCACGGCCTTTCCGAGGATTTGCTTTATTGACGAGAATGGAAAGCTGACCGGCTTTGACGTTGAGCTGGTGCGGGAGATCGATCAGCGTTTGCCGGAGTATGAGTTCGAGCTGCAGACGCAGGAATTCTCCAATCTGCTGCTGAGCCTGGAAACGAAGAAGATCGATTTTGTGGCTCACCAGATGGAGAAGAATCCGGAACGAACCGAAAAGTACCTGTTCAATAAAGAGCCTTACGCCTATTGGCGAAATAAAATCATTGTTGCCAAGGAGAACGACTCCATTCAATCACTGGATGATTTGAAAGGGAAGAAGGTATTGACCGGTGCAACCAGTGCGGCTGCTCAGATTCTGGAAAACTACAACAAGGACCATAACGATGCGATCAATATTGTCTATCAGAACGGTGCGGCGAATGATACCGTAAGCCAGATTACGACGGGCCGTGTGGATGCAACCGTTGGGGCGGACTTTACGCTGCCGCTGATCGATCCGCAAGGAAAGCTGAAAACAACGGGTGATCACCTGTCGGAGGCCGATATCCTGTTCGTATTCCGTAAGGATGACCCGGACAGCCAGAAGCTGTCGGATGCGGTTGATGATGCGATCAGAGAGCTTAAATCGGATGGGACGCTGACCAAGCTGAGCAAGGAATGGCTGGGCGACGACTTCACGTCGTCGAATCCATGA
- a CDS encoding YecA family protein, with protein sequence MKKLGRNDLCHCGSGKKYKRCCLERDERTVYGKVIQFPGARAAEPKLQVDQLRQMINDKLGWMDWNADEHRELAESVFPQICRDYELQDDQQLFQVFSLLMVWNSFSREANPKYRKQGGYASALEYIVTSSLNISTTKSDIAKKHEVSVATLTRNSGQIQDFMDGVAASGDDVNVEDEESDSEVDKDLSLGR encoded by the coding sequence ATGAAAAAGCTAGGAAGAAACGATCTATGTCACTGCGGAAGCGGGAAAAAGTACAAAAGATGTTGTCTTGAAAGAGATGAACGCACGGTATACGGTAAAGTCATCCAGTTCCCTGGTGCGAGAGCAGCAGAGCCTAAGCTACAGGTCGATCAATTGCGGCAGATGATTAACGACAAGCTGGGATGGATGGACTGGAACGCTGATGAGCATCGTGAGCTTGCAGAGTCTGTGTTTCCTCAAATCTGCCGGGATTACGAATTGCAGGATGATCAGCAGCTGTTTCAAGTGTTCAGCCTTCTGATGGTCTGGAACAGCTTCTCCCGAGAAGCCAATCCGAAGTACCGCAAACAGGGCGGATATGCAAGTGCGTTAGAATATATAGTAACTTCATCGCTTAACATTTCAACAACGAAGTCTGATATCGCGAAGAAGCATGAGGTTTCCGTAGCTACACTGACCCGCAACAGCGGACAGATTCAAGATTTCATGGATGGCGTAGCTGCATCCGGCGACGACGTGAACGTCGAGGATGAGGAATCCGATAGCGAAGTGGACAAGGACTTGTCCTTGGGACGCTAG
- a CDS encoding amino acid ABC transporter ATP-binding protein codes for MIHLTGISKSYGKNAVLKSIDLTVNKGEVVVILGPSGSGKTTLLRCVNFLEKPNGGEIVIGDYRLDCKRATKKEIHELRQRSAMVFQQYNLFKHKTAIENVMEGLIVVKKMPKAEARQKSVALLEKVGLADKLDAYPSQLSGGQQQRVGIARALALEPEVILFDEPTSALDPELVGEVLAVIRKIAKEGITMIVVTHEMGFARDVANHVVFMDDGLIVEQGPPSELFHHPREERTKQFLKRITPEFNYSI; via the coding sequence ATGATTCATCTGACCGGAATTTCAAAGTCATACGGCAAGAACGCGGTGCTGAAATCGATTGATCTGACGGTAAACAAAGGGGAAGTGGTGGTGATTCTGGGGCCGAGCGGTTCGGGCAAAACCACGCTGCTGCGCTGCGTAAATTTTCTCGAGAAGCCGAATGGCGGCGAGATTGTCATCGGCGATTACCGGCTCGATTGCAAGCGGGCCACGAAGAAGGAGATTCACGAACTCCGCCAGCGATCGGCGATGGTGTTTCAGCAGTACAACCTGTTCAAACATAAGACGGCGATCGAGAACGTGATGGAAGGCTTGATCGTCGTCAAAAAAATGCCGAAGGCCGAGGCAAGGCAGAAGAGTGTCGCCCTGCTCGAAAAAGTCGGTCTTGCCGATAAGCTGGATGCCTATCCGAGCCAGCTCTCGGGCGGACAGCAGCAGCGGGTGGGCATTGCCAGGGCACTGGCCCTAGAGCCGGAGGTGATCCTGTTCGATGAGCCGACGTCAGCGCTCGACCCGGAGCTTGTGGGCGAGGTGCTTGCCGTCATTCGCAAAATCGCGAAGGAAGGGATCACCATGATCGTGGTGACCCATGAGATGGGCTTCGCGAGGGATGTGGCGAACCACGTTGTGTTCATGGACGATGGCCTGATCGTGGAGCAGGGGCCCCCGTCCGAGTTGTTCCATCATCCGCGGGAAGAACGAACCAAGCAGTTTCTGAAGCGGATCACGCCTGAGTTTAACTATAGCATTTAG
- a CDS encoding LysR family transcriptional regulator, with product MNIENIEAFVYIHHYGSFNKAADVLFLSQPTVTARIQSLERELDCRLFDRLGKQIHLTDKGKQFLPYAQQILQTFQKGKHHLQSKASMPNELRIGSTVSVSNYLMPNLLMMLNRRFPEMNFKLTTGPTEELAGKLSSKDIDLAFVRKLMNPAFQSYPFFEDPIRLYVYKDHPLAAAGRASIRDIRRETLVFFECGSLDWLRIHRAFESLEQPPNIVFQVDNSETAKKLVLGRAGICFLPGLCAQQEAAEGSLIPVDIAETAGISLQTHLISLNGQNNEFLDSLLELGRELSY from the coding sequence TTGAACATCGAAAATATCGAGGCTTTTGTCTACATCCATCACTACGGCAGCTTCAATAAGGCGGCAGACGTCCTGTTTCTGTCCCAGCCGACGGTGACCGCACGCATTCAGTCGCTGGAGAGAGAGCTTGACTGCAGGCTGTTCGACCGTTTAGGTAAACAGATTCATCTGACCGACAAAGGCAAACAATTTCTTCCCTATGCTCAGCAAATCCTCCAAACCTTCCAAAAAGGGAAGCACCACCTTCAATCGAAAGCATCCATGCCCAACGAGCTCAGAATCGGAAGCACGGTTTCGGTATCCAATTACTTAATGCCTAATCTGCTTATGATGCTCAACCGCCGGTTTCCCGAGATGAACTTCAAGCTGACAACAGGTCCTACAGAAGAGTTGGCCGGCAAACTATCATCTAAGGACATCGATCTGGCTTTCGTTCGCAAGCTGATGAATCCGGCGTTTCAATCCTATCCGTTCTTCGAAGACCCCATCCGCCTGTATGTCTATAAGGATCATCCCCTCGCTGCGGCCGGGAGAGCCTCCATTCGGGATATTCGGCGCGAGACGCTGGTCTTCTTCGAATGCGGTTCGCTGGACTGGCTGCGGATTCACCGGGCATTCGAAAGTCTGGAACAGCCGCCGAACATCGTGTTTCAGGTGGATAATTCCGAGACGGCGAAGAAGCTCGTGCTGGGGCGGGCGGGGATCTGCTTTCTACCGGGGCTATGCGCTCAGCAGGAGGCAGCCGAGGGAAGTTTGATTCCCGTGGATATTGCCGAAACGGCAGGCATTTCCCTGCAGACCCATCTCATCTCCTTGAACGGGCAGAATAATGAGTTTCTGGATTCCTTGCTGGAGCTCGGTCGGGAATTGTCCTATTGA
- a CDS encoding GNAT family N-acetyltransferase: MNSMQEVIVRDAHDWESEAVAAVMLESYQQYAFDLSTERWEEYRDSIRNSAYSHAPHARIVAELAGEIVGSVQLFLSSEDAYGKPEMGIHSPIIRLLAVSPGFRGRGIATLLIQEAARRSIQLGSTTLNLHTSDMMASAVKLYERLGFERAYDTDTFNGEHLVKGYRIELPGSLLLQSAV, from the coding sequence ATGAATTCAATGCAAGAAGTGATCGTACGGGATGCACATGATTGGGAAAGCGAGGCTGTTGCGGCTGTGATGCTGGAATCTTATCAGCAGTATGCCTTCGATCTGTCAACGGAACGATGGGAGGAGTATCGGGATTCCATCAGGAATTCCGCGTACAGCCATGCGCCGCATGCCCGGATCGTCGCCGAGCTTGCCGGGGAAATCGTCGGCAGCGTCCAGCTCTTCCTCTCCTCGGAGGACGCTTACGGAAAACCGGAAATGGGAATTCACTCCCCCATTATCCGTCTTCTTGCCGTATCTCCAGGTTTCCGGGGACGAGGCATTGCCACACTTCTGATTCAAGAGGCTGCCCGCAGATCGATCCAGCTCGGCTCAACCACACTGAATCTTCATACCTCCGACATGATGGCCTCTGCGGTGAAGCTTTACGAGCGGCTCGGCTTTGAGCGGGCATACGACACGGATACGTTCAACGGCGAACATCTTGTCAAAGGATACCGGATCGAACTGCCCGGCTCCCTGCTGCTGCAAAGCGCCGTGTGA
- a CDS encoding DinB family protein — protein MSEFLIEAFVNTHDQLLAAVAGLSEDQLQWKQAPHIWSVQEVLSHLVDHSIVVSFRIRDILAGTTTQLPGFNQDAWVNGQYSNEGRAEDILEAFRALLHYNSLLLRRLSGADTTKTGINIKGETVSVSDIVNGFTRHVQNHLGQIERIKLAAAPV, from the coding sequence ATGAGCGAATTCCTTATCGAAGCTTTTGTTAATACCCATGATCAACTGCTGGCCGCCGTCGCCGGCCTTAGCGAGGATCAGCTCCAATGGAAGCAAGCCCCGCACATATGGAGCGTGCAGGAGGTGCTCTCTCATCTGGTAGATCACAGCATCGTGGTTTCGTTCCGGATTCGGGATATTCTGGCCGGGACGACGACCCAGCTGCCCGGGTTCAATCAGGATGCCTGGGTCAACGGCCAATATTCGAACGAAGGCAGAGCCGAGGATATATTGGAAGCATTCCGGGCGCTGCTGCACTATAACAGCTTGCTGCTTCGCCGCTTGAGCGGGGCCGATACGACCAAAACCGGCATCAATATCAAAGGGGAGACCGTCAGCGTCTCAGATATCGTCAATGGTTTTACCCGCCACGTACAGAATCATCTCGGGCAGATCGAACGCATTAAACTGGCTGCCGCTCCGGTGTGA
- a CDS encoding ABC transporter substrate-binding protein, with protein MKKRFTMALLLLLTVSSILAACGGNKTNNAGTETPPSNNAGSEPTEASDKTELGGKLKVLTHRTDLVNDGTLDKYVEAFKAKYPKAEIEFEGLTNYATDIQVRLTTGEAGDVLMIPTGLATSEYSKYFEPLPDAMFEDVYFADNTLFEGKRYGISTGVNTQGIVYNKKAFEAAGVDKVPTTLDELYGAAEKLKAADIIPLYMNFGAQWTMGNWADNSAWYVNGDPQFASKQVAEEAPFQVDNAWGILANIGRTFVQNEWVEKDLYTNNWEISKGEVASGKAAMYFLGNWVIPQVIGAGAASEDIGFFPLPYDNSGKYNAPLGSDYFIAVSKDSKNKELATAWVDFFVKESGYVEDSGFMPIIKSAESSISQLAEFQSFKPTLIESEATDPKFNEIANKAQIGIGTGDYVQEYIVADDLQAAFDKLNAKWKEAKTALGY; from the coding sequence ATGAAAAAAAGATTCACGATGGCACTGCTTCTGCTCTTAACCGTATCATCCATTTTGGCCGCCTGCGGAGGAAATAAAACGAATAATGCAGGCACTGAGACGCCGCCGAGCAATAACGCAGGCAGCGAGCCGACCGAGGCATCAGACAAAACGGAGCTTGGCGGCAAGCTGAAGGTGCTGACGCACCGAACCGACCTGGTGAATGACGGCACGCTGGACAAATACGTGGAAGCATTCAAAGCAAAATATCCGAAGGCCGAAATTGAATTCGAAGGATTGACGAACTATGCGACGGATATTCAGGTCCGTCTGACCACGGGAGAAGCCGGCGACGTGCTGATGATTCCGACAGGCCTTGCCACCTCGGAGTACAGCAAGTATTTTGAACCGCTGCCGGATGCGATGTTTGAGGATGTCTATTTTGCGGACAATACCCTCTTCGAAGGGAAACGCTATGGGATCTCCACGGGCGTGAATACGCAAGGGATTGTGTATAACAAGAAAGCATTCGAGGCAGCGGGCGTTGACAAAGTGCCAACCACGCTGGATGAGCTCTACGGGGCTGCGGAGAAGCTGAAAGCGGCGGACATCATTCCGCTGTACATGAACTTCGGGGCTCAATGGACGATGGGCAACTGGGCGGATAACTCCGCATGGTACGTGAACGGGGATCCGCAGTTCGCCTCGAAGCAGGTAGCCGAAGAAGCGCCGTTCCAGGTGGATAATGCTTGGGGAATCCTTGCGAATATTGGACGCACCTTCGTGCAGAATGAATGGGTAGAGAAAGACCTGTACACGAACAACTGGGAGATTTCGAAGGGCGAAGTGGCTTCCGGCAAAGCGGCGATGTACTTCCTGGGCAACTGGGTAATCCCGCAGGTGATCGGCGCAGGAGCAGCTTCGGAGGATATCGGCTTCTTCCCGCTCCCGTATGATAATAGCGGCAAGTACAACGCACCGCTCGGTTCGGATTATTTCATCGCCGTCAGCAAAGACAGCAAGAACAAAGAGCTTGCCACGGCTTGGGTCGATTTCTTCGTGAAGGAATCCGGCTATGTGGAAGATTCCGGCTTCATGCCGATCATCAAGTCGGCAGAGTCCTCCATCTCGCAGCTTGCCGAATTCCAATCGTTCAAACCGACGTTGATCGAGAGTGAAGCGACCGATCCGAAGTTTAACGAAATCGCCAATAAAGCACAAATTGGTATCGGTACCGGCGATTATGTTCAGGAATATATTGTGGCAGACGATCTGCAGGCTGCGTTCGACAAGCTGAATGCGAAGTGGAAGGAAGCCAAAACCGCACTGGGCTATTAA
- a CDS encoding M20 peptidase aminoacylase family protein: MSNHVLSTDIDIQRIIEIRRHLHRYPELSNEEFETTQLIRGWLEEAGIRLAEYPLATGIIAEVGGLQEGPIIALRADIDALPIQEETGLPYASTIPGKMHACGHDFHTAALIGTAYALKQREQELRGTVRLIFQPAEEKAKGARQVIDSGALEGVQAIFGMHNKPDLPVGTIGIKEGPLMAAADGFVVEVAGKGSHAAVPEAGLDPIVTASHIITALQSIVSRNVSPSKSAVISVTKLHSGTAWNVIPDKALLEGTIRTFDDDVRQQVLERFNQVVQGVAAAFGTTAAVRWIEGPPSVHNDRRLAELGYVAAAEAGYEAVIPVPSPAGEDFAVYQREVPGLFVFMGTAGTQEWHHPTFDLDERAIPVSIDFFTRLAKRALGHYRSGVETSLSPSVSPSPSAAPSP, translated from the coding sequence ATGTCAAACCATGTTTTATCCACGGACATAGACATTCAGCGAATTATTGAGATCCGGCGTCATCTGCACCGATACCCGGAGCTGTCGAACGAGGAGTTCGAAACGACGCAGCTGATCAGGGGCTGGCTTGAGGAAGCCGGGATACGGCTGGCGGAGTATCCGCTCGCCACAGGCATAATCGCCGAAGTCGGCGGACTTCAAGAGGGGCCGATCATTGCGCTGCGAGCGGACATCGACGCCCTGCCGATCCAGGAAGAGACGGGGCTTCCGTACGCCTCGACGATTCCCGGCAAGATGCATGCCTGCGGGCACGATTTTCATACGGCTGCCCTGATCGGGACGGCGTATGCCCTGAAGCAGCGGGAACAGGAGCTGAGAGGAACCGTAAGGCTGATCTTTCAGCCGGCCGAGGAGAAAGCCAAGGGCGCGAGGCAAGTCATCGACAGCGGGGCGCTCGAAGGCGTGCAGGCGATCTTCGGCATGCATAACAAGCCGGACCTGCCTGTCGGCACCATTGGTATTAAGGAAGGTCCGCTGATGGCGGCCGCCGACGGCTTCGTGGTTGAAGTGGCGGGCAAGGGGTCCCATGCGGCCGTACCCGAAGCGGGCCTTGACCCGATCGTGACCGCGTCGCATATCATTACGGCCCTCCAGTCAATTGTAAGCCGGAATGTGAGCCCCTCGAAGAGCGCCGTCATCAGCGTTACGAAGCTGCATAGCGGGACCGCGTGGAATGTGATTCCGGATAAAGCGCTGCTGGAAGGGACCATACGCACCTTCGATGACGACGTCAGGCAGCAGGTGCTTGAACGATTCAACCAGGTGGTTCAAGGCGTGGCCGCAGCTTTCGGAACGACGGCTGCCGTGCGCTGGATCGAGGGACCGCCGTCGGTCCATAATGACCGCAGGCTGGCGGAGCTCGGTTATGTCGCCGCTGCCGAAGCGGGATATGAGGCGGTGATACCGGTTCCTTCGCCGGCCGGAGAGGATTTTGCGGTGTACCAGCGCGAGGTTCCCGGGTTGTTTGTTTTCATGGGGACGGCGGGCACGCAGGAGTGGCACCATCCGACTTTTGATCTGGATGAGCGGGCGATTCCGGTCAGCATCGATTTCTTCACGAGGCTGGCGAAGCGTGCGCTTGGGCATTACCGCTCCGGCGTGGAGACTTCGCTATCGCCATCGGTATCACCCTCGCCCTCGGCAGCACCATCGCCATAA
- a CDS encoding SGNH/GDSL hydrolase family protein yields the protein MKRILLLGDSIREGYEPYVRERLVGLAEVVAPGENGRFSFYTLWGVSLWMKELGTPDIVHWNNGLWDVHREAPRNELLTPIIDYVTNLKRIAHELERTDAHIVFATTTPVHPESEGRSNEEIDAYNQAAVKALVPMGITIHDLNARVKEDLSGYLSDDRLHLNQEGYRMCADSVVEMLGRYL from the coding sequence ATGAAGAGGATATTGTTGCTGGGCGATTCCATCCGGGAGGGATATGAGCCTTATGTTAGAGAAAGGCTGGTAGGCCTTGCAGAAGTCGTGGCACCGGGGGAGAACGGGCGCTTCTCGTTTTATACGCTGTGGGGCGTCAGTCTCTGGATGAAAGAGCTGGGGACGCCTGATATCGTCCACTGGAACAATGGGCTGTGGGATGTGCACCGCGAGGCTCCGAGGAATGAATTACTGACGCCGATCATCGATTATGTCACCAATTTGAAGCGGATTGCCCACGAACTGGAGCGGACAGATGCGCATATTGTATTTGCCACGACGACGCCGGTGCATCCGGAATCCGAGGGCAGAAGCAATGAAGAGATTGACGCCTACAATCAGGCAGCGGTGAAGGCGCTTGTGCCGATGGGCATTACGATTCATGATCTGAATGCCAGGGTCAAAGAGGATCTGAGCGGTTATTTGTCGGATGACCGCCTTCACTTGAATCAGGAAGGATACCGGATGTGCGCCGACTCGGTGGTGGAGATGCTCGGTCGCTATCTGTGA
- a CDS encoding amino acid ABC transporter permease gives MGAPFDFTYVLSFLPKLLSTLGVTLLIVAGSLLVGIVVGFLVALPRLYRIPVLDAFSKVYISFFRGTPILIQLFLFYYGLPEMLKLVHIDMSRAPVIVFVILTYGLHTGAFMSEMIRASVTAVDRGQVEAAYAMGMKGHQAFLRIVLPQALAIAVPVFSNMVIALLKDTSLAFTLGLMEMTGKAQTLGNITQHFIEAYLALAIIYLVISFTLEKLLLRAERSLMRHEVPESAARKRFRMQKKWSYRRIIAGMRAEKGGAEL, from the coding sequence ATGGGGGCACCGTTCGATTTCACGTATGTGCTTAGCTTTTTGCCTAAACTCTTGTCGACCTTAGGCGTCACGCTGCTGATCGTGGCAGGCTCTCTGCTGGTGGGGATCGTCGTCGGTTTTCTGGTGGCCCTGCCTCGCCTGTACCGGATCCCGGTGCTGGACGCGTTCTCCAAGGTGTACATATCGTTCTTCAGGGGAACGCCGATCCTGATCCAGCTCTTCTTGTTCTATTACGGTCTGCCGGAGATGCTGAAGCTGGTTCATATCGACATGTCCCGGGCGCCCGTCATAGTATTCGTGATCCTGACTTACGGGCTTCATACCGGAGCTTTCATGTCGGAGATGATCCGGGCCTCGGTAACGGCGGTGGACAGAGGCCAGGTAGAGGCGGCATATGCCATGGGGATGAAGGGACATCAAGCCTTCCTTCGGATCGTTCTCCCCCAGGCGCTCGCGATCGCCGTTCCTGTATTTTCGAATATGGTGATTGCCCTGCTGAAGGATACCTCGCTGGCGTTCACCCTTGGGCTGATGGAGATGACAGGAAAAGCGCAAACCCTGGGCAATATCACCCAGCATTTTATCGAGGCCTATCTGGCGCTGGCAATCATCTATCTTGTCATCAGCTTTACGCTGGAGAAACTGCTGCTGCGAGCGGAGCGGAGCCTGATGCGTCATGAGGTTCCGGAGTCGGCGGCCCGTAAAAGATTCCGTATGCAAAAGAAATGGTCCTACCGCCGCATCATTGCCGGAATGAGAGCTGAAAAAGGAGGTGCGGAGCTGTGA
- a CDS encoding LLM class flavin-dependent oxidoreductase, with protein sequence MGITISVLDQSPMYPGETAAEAFAHTVLLAQKSEELGFRRFWVSEHHDSDHVAGSSPEVLISYLLAKTRTIRVGSGGVMLQHYSPYKVAENFNVLAALAPGRVDLGIGRAPGGLPRSTQALQRGVQEDASLTDKIVELRKFVHNTLEEDHPLAGLRAAPLPETAPELYVLGASAGSAEIAAGLGLPYVFSLFINGEESAALEAIRVYRSTFDYTHGREPEILVALSVIVADTEAEAAELAGAMKLVKIHLASGRTLTLGTREQAEEFGRQAGEPYTIEEQEPFITKGTKETVREQLLRLQQASGVDEIIVTSNIQPFAKRIRSFELLSEALAEVPAEA encoded by the coding sequence ATGGGGATTACGATAAGCGTGCTTGACCAAAGTCCAATGTATCCCGGGGAAACGGCAGCGGAGGCATTCGCGCACACCGTGCTGCTTGCCCAAAAGTCAGAGGAGCTTGGCTTCCGTCGCTTCTGGGTATCCGAGCATCACGATTCGGACCATGTGGCAGGGTCTTCGCCGGAGGTGCTCATCTCCTACCTGTTAGCCAAAACCCGAACCATCCGCGTGGGATCCGGCGGCGTCATGCTGCAGCATTACAGTCCCTACAAGGTAGCGGAGAATTTTAACGTGCTGGCCGCGCTCGCGCCGGGACGCGTGGATCTGGGCATCGGGCGCGCGCCTGGCGGGTTGCCGCGCAGCACGCAGGCACTGCAGCGGGGCGTGCAGGAGGACGCGTCATTAACGGATAAGATCGTCGAGCTTCGAAAGTTTGTGCACAATACGCTGGAGGAAGACCATCCGTTAGCCGGGCTGCGCGCCGCTCCGCTGCCGGAGACCGCCCCCGAGCTGTACGTGCTGGGGGCAAGCGCGGGCAGCGCGGAAATAGCGGCCGGACTCGGTCTGCCCTATGTATTCTCCCTCTTCATCAACGGGGAGGAATCCGCGGCGTTGGAGGCCATTCGCGTTTACCGAAGCACATTTGACTATACCCATGGCAGGGAACCGGAAATTCTTGTCGCTCTATCCGTAATTGTGGCCGATACGGAGGCGGAAGCGGCGGAGCTGGCAGGGGCAATGAAGCTGGTGAAGATTCATTTGGCCAGCGGCCGGACGCTGACGCTGGGGACGAGGGAACAGGCGGAAGAATTCGGACGCCAGGCAGGCGAACCGTATACGATTGAGGAACAGGAACCGTTCATCACTAAAGGGACGAAGGAGACCGTGCGTGAACAGCTGCTCCGGCTTCAGCAGGCTTCGGGTGTTGACGAAATCATCGTCACCAGCAACATCCAGCCCTTTGCCAAGCGAATCCGCTCATTCGAGCTGCTGAGTGAGGCGTTGGCTGAGGTTCCTGCCGAAGCATAA